CAGGGTCACTGCATTGATCAATGAGAACCACAAacacttctttttcttagtaATTTTGGGTCTCTGATAAGCAACTCGTTTACTATTTCTATCCCTCCGTACTTTCCTGTTTGCAAAAGGAGAGAGCCTCGACTGAAAAATAGAAAGGTAACTTAGTCTGAGTATCAGAAAATTGATAAACAAAGTTTTAACAGGATTGAATTTGATACAAACCTTCGTAACCATCAGTTGCCACAACCGAGCAGGCCGCGAACCAAATTCTCTCAACCATGGCCGATTGTCCaccaaaattaagaattttttacTCTCATGCGCCACGAAGAGGTTAAGATCAGAGAGATATGACTGCAAGTCGCTGAATTGATGAAAAACAGTTGAACATTGAACAAATATACTATGCACCAACCATTGAAATCGGCTACCGAAACTCATCTAAAAATTCATCAATACGATTAGAAATACAGTCAAAGCATTGCAATTACACAGGAATCCTTCAAATTATTACGAATATCAAACAAGTTGAACGCGAATTCATTTCAACGAATACAAAAAGAACAGACAAACCCAACATTCATCTtcaaaaagtgaaaatgagaaaaagaaacctcAACAACAATCATATAAACGAATAGAGAAACTCTTCACGAAAAGGAATTAAtccaaaggaagaaaaagcaTACCCGATTTGCAAATTGGTGAGAGGAAATACACAACGATCATCATCAACATTCCCCATCATCAACAATTACAGCTTTGAGAAACGACACCGAAATCGGAAAAACGCATACACGCAACCGACGCATGTTAATACAAAGacaagaattaattaataaccAAGACAAGGCAGGGGAGATTCCATAACGAAACAAAACAATCACCGCCAAATTTCATCCCCCAAAATGCAAGGCGCTCACTCGTAAACACGAAGAGGGCAAAAGGAAATTCAATTCACCGAATACGATGAGGATTGGGAAAagaaatctcaagaaatcTCAAGAATTGCTTGGGTTGGAAGGCGAGAAGAGAACATGTCCGGGGTGAAGCCAGAAGCGTGGCATATATTGTCATCTAAACGAAGTTTGAAGGAGAAAAGGGGTTCGTCTGCCTCTTCCCGCCATTAGAGAACacaagaaggaagagagagaaaaccaGAGATCTCGGAGAAGAAGCAGTCGGAGGAGAGAGGGTAGGTCGTCTGGCCATGGAAGTTCACCGCGTTGATCGGGTGCGGACAAATGTAGCGGTTGCTTCCTGCAACCAACACGCCATGTGAACtctatttttagttatatGAAAGAGTCTCTGGGTCAATCTTCCAACATATTTCCGATATAAtatcttctatttatttttttataaattttttaaatattaattttttataatataaaattattcaacaTGCCTTACttaaatcatatattattaattaatatatttaaagttcaaactaagttaactaaaaaaattaatgaataattttttttaatgtataattCTAAAACTTAACCAAAGTTATTgtttaactaatattttaattcctaCCAACCagagaaattatttatatttaaaatgattgtTAATGTTATAATAaacctatttttttaatataataatcaaataaatgagacaaaaactttatttttttttctttttccactttttattaaaaagcaaatagaaaatataataatatataataataatagataagGAGAGGATGCGCACCCCAATACCGGGTCCCGCTGTCCAGCAGGAGAACCAATCATCACAAGCGGGACCCACTGGCAAAGAAAAAGCTGACGTGGCTTTATTAGGCAGTGAAATCGAGCGCCAAAGGTCATGTCCACGTGGAAGTTAAAATGATGAGGTGTAAATTGAGAAGTTTTGGGTTTTGTTAGTATGCGATAGATGTAGAGAATCGCGGTGCATGTGGGCCCAACAGACGAAAttgaatgtttttatttatttatttatttattattctaataataaataaataattaagtgttttggtttgatttgttGCAAAATATCTTcggaatttgaattttataatattccattttttttttattctttgattaatccatggtttttttaaataaagaaaaggttaaaaagTTAGGCTaatgattattataaaaaattaacaaatcactctattaatcaaatgaTATTTGTATACAACATTTGAGATCGATTTAACCAATATTTTACGTAACATAAAACGATAATCCTTAAATCAATGGACAAGAAAAGATATTAGCTTTGGCCTTAGATTCAGATCAAATGCCACTCAAAGGGGCCCATAACAATCTACGATGGCTCGAGCCATCGACATGATGCGAGTGATCTTGATCAATGTGTTCTTCgttttcattttgttgttgTCAATTTTCTTGCCTATGGAGGCTTCTGATGGCCAATTCATCAAAGCTCGATTGGGATTGCCATGGAGGTGGTGTGATGCAGTTCGAATCGACTACGACACGAAGGGATGGATCGATGGGTCGGGGCGTAGGCAAAGATGGATTCGGATTACCTACTAGGAGATTCTGTAGCGTTGCAAAGGACTCCCTCATAGCACTCATGGCTTCAAAGAATCCAGTGCAAGAAGCTGACGCTACAGGGATGGGCCTAAGCATTTCCTACGAGTGAAGATTATTTCCAATGCTGCTTTTAGTGTTTGTGAATATCAAATTAGAGGAGGAAGAGATAATTAGGGTTACCCCCCACACTGAAGGCGACTCCCTAAAGTTCTGACTCCATTGGAGATCTGCAACTGAAGCTGTCAAAGCTCCATAATCACTAGCAGCCTTCATCAACAACACGGAAAATTGTTTCTGCAAAACATTTCCATCAAGCATTATCGTTTGTCGGTCAGTCAGTACAAAACAATGCCTTTCAAACTTCTTCTACTTGTCACATGATCATACACTCATgatgaataattttattcttgaaATAGACAAAAGTTTATGGAAACAATGATgggtgagatcctacattagtTCGAGAAGGGAACGAGGGGCGGattgtgtgagatcctacatcggttagagagggaacgtaacattccttataagagtgtggaaacctctccctaatagacgcattttaaaaccgtgaggttgatggtgatacataacgggccaaaacagacaatgtCAACTAGCaatgggtttgagctgttacacgaggttccttataagggtgtagaaacctctccctagtagatgcgttttaaaatcatgaggttgaCAGCAATACACaatgagccaaaacggacaatatcaactagcagtgggtttgggctgttacatgaggttccttataagggtgtggaaacctctccatagtagatgcattttaaaatcatgaggttgacgacaatacgcaacgggccaaaatggacaatatcaactagcggtgggtttgggctgttacatgaggttccttataagggtgtggaaacctctccatagtagatgcattttaaaatcatgaggttgacgacaatatcgcaatgggccaaaacggacaatatcaactagcggtgggtttgggctattacatgaggttccttataagggtatggaaacctctccttagtagatgcgttttaaaatcatgaggttgacagcgatacgcaacgggccaaaacagacaatatcaactagcggtgggtttgggctgttacacaaggttccttataagggtgtggaaacctctccctagtagatgcgttttaaaatcatgaggttgaCAGCAATACAcaacgggccaaaacagacaatatcaactagcggtgggtttggtgGGTTTGGGTAGCAATTTATATGCCATTTTCTCATATAATCCTAGGAAAGTAGGTCATGGGATGTTACCAAAATTCAGTCCCCTCAGACacacaagaaaattgtaaagGAATACTGAGCATTTCATTGATGGGCAAACCTGAAATTCAGATTCCACTGGAATGCAATCAACTGAATACGGTTGCTGAAGACGAGCTATTATACGATCCTGCAATATATTTGGGAATGAGGAGAAGAGGATACAAGAGATATCATAGCCTTTGAATCATGCATGCTCAAGCTCAAAGTATTGCTATCTTTCGAACACAAGTGGAAACGTACAAGACTTCTATTAAAACCGAGGTCCTACTCTCAATTTTGGAGGTCgtttataagaaaaaagaggtTAAAAGCACAAGGTATTATGATTCAAATCACGGTCCAAGAAAGCACCTTATTCTGGATGACACCTTTCAATATGGTAGTAATCCTTGATAAAGTCTCAATCTTCTTTTGCATTTCACTCACATTTGTCAAATGAGCTACATTCTTCTCATCCTAAGgacatattttcaattcattcagTACAATAATAAACTCCAGATAGATATAGAAAACGTGCAGATTAGCGATGAACAAGTAcaattgtaacggcccaataTAAGTaattctcctcaaggttttaaaacgcgtctattagagagaggtttccacacccttataaggaatgcttcgctctcctctccaaccgatgtgggatctcacaatccaccccctttggggatccagcgtcctcgctggcacaccgtctggtgtctggctctgataccatttgtaagggtCCAAaaccactgctagtagatattgtcctctttgggttttccctttcgggctttccctcaaggtttttaaaacgcatctgttagagagaggtttcccaCTTATAAAGaacacaatccacccccctcgagggcccaacgtcctcgctggcacaccacccagtgtctcgctctgataccatttgtaacagcccaaggccaccgctagggagaggtttccacacccttataaggaatgcttcgttctcctctccaaccgatgtgagatcacaatctaccccttgggggcccaacgttctcaatcaatgtgggatctcacaacaatTTTATCTCATTTTGACGGTGAACACTTCCTACacattaaaagttgaaacTGACAAAAGCAAAACCCAGGATACTCACCTTACGGCCTTGGAGTTCCACTTGAAGATCTGCTATTTTCCTTTGAACAGCAGCAAGCTCTCGTAAAACTCTGATTACATCATCACCCTGCTCACCAGTACCAGAAGATATATTTTGCAGGTCTTCCTGAATGAGACAAACTATCCCgtttaaaatttcaagttataAAGTTTCAGATTCTAAGTAGCGATGTACTATTAAACCAGAGATCACAAATAATGCACTACAATGGATACAAAAGTTCAGAATTACTTGTATCCCATGTGTACTCTTTGCCGTAAAAATCGGCTGAAgcagctcaccactagcagatattgtcctctttaggctttcccttcaagggctagggagaagtttccacacccttataagggatgcttcattcccctctccaaccgatgtgggatctcacaatccacccccttggaagcccagcgtccttgttggcacaccattcagtgtctaactctgataccatttgcaacaatccaaactcaccgctaacagatattatccgctatggcccgttacgtatcgccattagcctcatagttttaaaatgcgtctgctagggagagatttccacacctttacaaggaacttcgttcccttctccaaccaatgtgggatctcacaccatCAGTCAAGAGGCTAGTAAGCAATTGACCCCGTTAAAACGTAACGAACGAATAAACTTTACCTTCATTGAATCCTTGCTACATAAATTTACCAAGTTGCatgatttgaattcaaatcCAAGCTATAACTAATTGCCCTGAGATACTGACCTATTTTTCCAGTTCAATATGCTTGTCAAGAATTCATCGAAAACAATATACCATTTCCAAAAGCTAATTCACAAGCCACATGAACCTATCAAGTTCTTCAAGTGATTCCAaagactattttttaaatgaaagatCCATCTAGGAAACATAAAACTTAACAATACGTATAAGCAGACAGAGATTGAAGGATCAGTGACCTGTGAAGGcagagagacagagaaacCGAGATCGGCAGCAATTGAGAGNgtgtctaactctgataccatttgcaacaatccaaactcaccgctaacagatattatccgctatggcccgttacgtatcgccattagcctcatagttttaaaatgcgtctgctagggagagatttccacacctttacaaggaacttcgttcccttctccaaccaatgtgggatctcacaccatCAGTCAAGAGGCTAGTAAGCAATTGACCCCGTTAAAACGTAACGAACGAATAAACTTTACCTTCATTGAATCCTTGCTACATAAATTTACCAAGTTGCatgatttgaattcaaatcCAAGCTATAACTAATTGCCCTGAGATACTGACCTATTTTTCCAGTTCAATATGCTTGTCAAGAATTCATCGAAAACAATATACCATTTCCAAAAGCTAATTCACAAGCCACATGAACCTATCAAGTTCTTCAAGTGATTCCAaagactattttttaaatgaaagatCCATCTAGGAAACATAAAACTTAACAATACGTATAAGCAGACAGAGATTGAAGGATCAGTGACCTGTGAAGGcagagagacagagaaacCGAGATCGGCAGCAATTGAGAGGGCATCGGACATTCCTCCGATTCGCCTCAGAGGTTTCTTTCCAACCCATGTGGTATCACTTCCCATCGACATTCAAACCCCCCGCTGCAAAGCTCGACAAAGCAAAAGCAGAAAGCAGCTAAGACAGCAGAATTTTTATAGCATGGAGTCCCTAATTCTCAGAGAATTAGGCTCCGGATTTGAAATCATTTCCGGTGTTtgatttgaatataaaaataaaaatgatttgaaattcaatcTGATTTGGAAATCCTAATTTGttccaacaaattttggaatgagttttaatttgtaagcgttttagattaaatttgaACTCATTCCGATTTTACTTGAAGAAATCAGAATgcacgagaaaaaaaaaaaagaaaggaagaaaaagaatcgaTCCTTTCGATTTCAGCAGTAGAGAGATGGCGGGATTACGAGACCTAGTCGACGAGCAACGGAATGCAGAGGGCCGTCGGCGACGAACAGAAGAAgactgaaagagaaagaaatgttGCAGGACCGTTTACGATAGAGGTATGCTGGCGGGAGACTGTGGCGGAGAGCGTCGTGCCGGCGTAGGTTGCGGTTGCCTGGGGCTGTGGCTGCGGCGGcgattgtttttttcttttttttttttctttttccctcaaattttaatttgggttTCCTCGGcccaaacttttcaattttgtttgttgaattagaaaaaaaaaaaaaaagttaataaagtccgtaaataacaattttgtggatataatttcaaatttaaataatttaaatactaaaaattgATAAACTAACGATGTTTATAAActataaaatctaaatatttagaaaataaaaatttaaattaagtcattaaatttataatatattaagtttaaaattatatttaatatgctaattatttttaaaattttaaaatttgataagtacttataaaatacaaaaatttaaatttaaatatctattaTAAACCCGCCAAGTTATCATTAAATAAggcaaatttcaaaattcgcGGGCCCTTCTGGCCATCAAAGCCCAGCATGGGTCTGGCTAAAAGTGGGGCCTAAACCGCcatggaaagcccaaaaagagaAGGCCTTCCCGATTAGGGTTTATGCTTGGCGTCTATATGTACCGATTGTCATCTACAACATTCACCAATTCTAAATCAATCTGCATTCCCAGCTGCAGTCTTTCTGATACGGCGaggtattttgtttttatttgttttacttCTGAGTTCATCCCGATGAGGAAATTCTTGAAATTGCAAGTGCCGTATGACACTTAGTGAATGATTTGAAATGGATCTCTGAGGGACTCTTCTTCGGTTATCGACCTTTGTTGTGTCGATGCTCCACCGCGGGTGGATGAAAGAAGGTTTACCGGCGATACTATTACCGGCAATTGTTCGTAGCCGATCTCGCCATTGCCTCTTTTCCACTTtctattatttgaaattttgtcaAAAAAGACTTTTGTCCTGTTAGTGGATTTCAATTTGTTCATAACATTTATAGGAATGAGACgtagaaatattttgattcGAACAACTTAGAATGTAGGTTTTCGATGAACAATTTCGCGTTTAAGCTTacagaaattttaattttctatggATACAAGGTTTTGATCCTTCGGCTTTCCAAATTGATTAACTACTTTACCAGCCCCacttcaatttaaaatttgatgctTTTAGGCttccaaattattattatgctTTTAGGTTTTCTATTAagaatatctttaaaaaatgggaaaaattcaaatccgATCTTGTGAGTCTCTGCCTTGCCGGAAAGCCACTTTTTgatgttaaaaaaaagagatgggATTGGACTTTAGAACCCTAATTTCCCTCATATTTTTATTGCATCTACAAAAGCATGGATCAAATTCTCTAAGATCGTCCAGGACCCACTTACAAATGGTCCAcaaaaaatgtaaagaaagaCAAATAAAAGATTGAGATCAGGCCAAGGGTTTTGTTAATCTGAGTGGggtagagaagaagaagaagaaggctaaactgaaattcaaattctaagTTGGCGGGAAAAATCGGTTAAGATTGAATGGTAAAGTATAGAACTCTTCATTTCTGTTATCTCCTCTGAACGTTCTGAACTTCACCCACCATGGCATTCCTCtatctttctttgatttttctacCTCCAATGTGTTGTCAAGAAACACAGCCACTGCCAACGACACTGTTACTGGCGACGAGAATATTGTGTTCATAATTGCATTGAACTGCAAACCAAGTCAAACCCAACATTAGAACATTATAAACAAGCATGGCTTTTTTTCGCTTGGGTCGAGTAAGAGTTTACCCATCCAGCGTTTGAATGAACAAGCCCACGGCGGGTTGGGTTCCAGTATTCATTGAAAAACTGGGGGATGGATAATCCGAGAAACAGTGAAAGTCCTGTGATGATGAGGTTTCTCATTGAATTCATGTTTGTGAACTGTAGAAATGACAATCCGACCGAAGCTGAGAAACGTAAGCAGTTTTTGTCAGGTGGAGTGTAACTATGAATGAATGAAGTTTGTTCGAGTTTTGATGCATACCGACAAGGCCGAAGAGTATACAGTAGAGTGCAGCGAAGATTGGGATTGGTATGGATGCAAAGACAGCTCCGAatttacctgaaaaagaaCCATCAAGTTGTAACTTGTTAGCGGTCTGAAGGCTAAATTGGATACCAAGATGTAGTGTCATTACATACCCAAGGTAGAGAAAAATATCATGAAACCAGCAGAAATTTGAACAACCCTTCGACTTCCAACTCGGGTAAGCCCAAGAAGTCCCACATTTTCCCTGCAGAACATAATGGCAACATCGATCTAGTTCATTTGTGTCTGaaacaggaagaagatgaaaaatagaaCACAGAATCCATCTTACACAGCAACCGTTGCACCAGTGGTTGTTCCAAAGAGACCGTTCAGCAGGACGCCAATCCCCTACCAAGAAAGCAAACCATTTCAATCAGGGCCGTGGACAAACAACAGTAGGCAACCGGGTTAAATCAACCAGCTTACCTGCCAGCCAATGCCTCGGCTCAGTACATAAGCAGGAGGAGGGGTGGCGATTGCCAAGCGAGCCGCTGCCTTGTATGCACCGGTTGACTGTGATGAACATATTAAGAGTCAAGAGCAACTTTCAAGAGCACCAAGCTTAAATTCATTTTGAGACTGAGAAGGAGAAATACCTCAACCattgaaacaaaaacagcAGCCATCATAGCAAATGAATGGCCAGCTGAAAACGTAGGAGGACCCCATTGCaaagggtatggaaacttgAACCTGAAACAGCAAACACACTCATATGTGTTCTTTCAGTACCAGCAACTCTATAAAGCCAACACCAAGAAAGTGAGTTTCAGCTCACCATGGGGCAGTGGTAATAAGATTTGCTCTATCAGTTCGGCAGCTTAACTGGGTTTTTATGGGCTTGTGCCGATACGCCCCGCTCGCGGTTAAGATCACAGAATAGATCCAAACAATTGTGACACAGATCAACACTGGAAATCTCTCAAAAATTGGAAGATCTCTGAAGAGTCTCACATGCTTTAGATACTGCAAGTACACCAGAGGTTAAGAAAGTAATGAACATACCAAGAGGACCGACTACAAGAGAAATGAACGCCACTTACTTGTGATGATCCAATGACAAGTATGAGCATGGGCAACCCTATTTCCACACACTCCCCCAGCTGAAAAACAAAGTCTTGGTTACAAATAATGGAAGCAAAATCCAGGAGATAAACCAGAGCTCATGGACCTACCACTGGAAATCCTCGTTGAAACAAGCCAAGGCCAACCAATCCGACAACAGGAGCCATGCCCAATGGACTGAAGAAGCTACACACACAAAGCAATGACATGATCAACGACATTGATAAGTGATACAAAATCCCCACAATTGTCTCATTGAAGTGAAGGAACATACCGTGAGAGTAAGCCCCAAACTTGGCTGTAACCGAGAATGATCTGTATGCTTGAGGCAACAATGAGAGCTCCTTGGATGGCACGCATTGTATGTAAAAATCTCTGCAAACGAATCACATGGGAAGATCTCTTTCAATACCCTGTATACAGACTATGTTATTCTGTATACAGGGGATTTCCTCTATTAAGATAGATGAAGATCAGAAACTTACTTCATGAGAATCGGTAATCCGTTGCAATGACGAGTCTCCGACAATGTAAGCTATAGGAACAACATAGGCGAAGGAGCCTCCAACTACTGCTGGTAATCTAGTTCCAAACAGTGCTTGGAGAAGTGTGTTTAAGCCAGCTACAAAAAGAAGAGTCTGAATGACTCGTGCTTTGTCTCCCTGAACAAAGAAAACGATAATATGAGATCAATCAAGTGCAAACGAAGGCCAGATAGAATGATAATATGAGATCAATCAAGTGCAAACGAAGGCCAGATAgaattaaatgaagaaaactaAGCTTACACTGTCTCCACCCATTGCTGGGACGATTAAAGATGGAATCATCACATTGGTGCCTAGCATCAGAATGTAATTCTGAAAAGCTAGTAGGATGGTTTCAGCTGCAAAACAACACCAtttatatactaaaaaataagagaaagtTGGGCGTTTATTTAGCTAAATACTGGGCGGATATGgtactctttgggctttttggacttcccttcaaggttttaaaacctctctctctcaaggTAGAGGTTTTTGTACCcttaatgttttgttctccttttcaatgttttgttctccttttcaaccgtcgtggatctcacaatccaccccttttgggggtccagcatcctcggTGGCAAACTGCCTGGtgtcggtgtctggctttgataccatttgtaatggctcaagcccactctcagcatatattgtcctctttaggctttctctcATGAGCTTTCGTTTTAaaacgtctgctagggagaggtattcacactcttataaggaatgtttcaccACTGACACAAACTACCATCACCGTCTTAAGGCTAGCAAGTGATTGATCATCAATAAAAGCAGAATTTTGGCGAAAATTAATCAGGGTATATCAGAAATCCTCAAAGGGGTTAGCATTCCTTATGAATCAATTGGAAATGTGAAAGCTGGATTACAGTTTAGCATCCAGAGAAGGAAGCTTTAGAAGCTATAGATTCCCattccatttcttttaagaTAATAATCTGAAGCAACATAAACAGAAGAAGCTTGCACAATAAGAACACGATATAAGGCAGAGACCAACAAAAAATGGAGAGTAAACTCATATTCACAAGTGCAGTTCGCCTAAGAAAAACACCAACCCGACATTGTCACCAACACTGTAAAACCGACCAACCATTTTCCCGACATGAAAGGCAATGAGTGGTTTTCCAGAAGGATTCTCAGTTGAGACAGAGACAGGGAAATGAAAATTGCAGAAAGTATAAGAAGAAATGtaaagagaaagaagcatCGTACCCCAAGAGGGGTTGGAGTCTATGCAGTACTCAAGGTCTTGGAGCTGTTCCATGGGAGGGTGAGTGATGTCCTCCATTGTTGTggccttattttctttgtttttcttcttcttctcacagACACAGCTGCTTTTGGTcgaaacgaagaagaagaagaagaagaagaagaaagggtaAAGTATAGATATAAAGTGAAGGGCAAAAGCAAGagggaaagaaatgaaaaagaacaatatgcAAAGCAAAAACCCTCCAACGCCAAGCCTCCCTTCGCTGTAGTTGAGAaccctcttcttttttcctcctttttttcctcctttttttcccttctttccttcctctctctctgACTTGGAGCACGATGACGAAAATACCCCTCATTTATGCTCATAACTACGAAATAGCCAGCCAAATTTTCATCCTGGATAGTACACTAATAAATGGCCTGCAAATGGGGTACCCCACAAATACAGgtatttgcttttttttcaaaattgactATGTACAATTGAGAACTatttaggtaaaaaaaaaaaaaaaattgtttttgtttgatgtcAATGACAATAGTAAACTACTTGAGAACGTGTGAGCAAGTTAGGATTTTTGGTCAAGACAACCGATTTTATTCTCGTGATGTTTATATTATAGATTTGTTATACACGTATGCTTCTAACATTAGGTAACCTTGATAAATTAACTATCAGTTGTACCGTAtctgttgttttgttttttttttctagaacaATACCTCTAAGAACAATACCGAACATTCTTGTTTTCTTGGCTCTTTTCGGAACGGGTATAAAGATGGTTGTTTACTTTAGTCAAGCCTATAAATTTAGACCCTTTTAttgtgtaaatttttttttttttcaacttacCAATTCAATTCATTGGGAGGGCAAAATGGTCAAATGGCATAAATTGGAATGtcaaggaggaggaggtggttTCGGCTGAAACGGCCTCACTActaataaagattaaaaaataaaaaaaaaaacaataattcaaaaataaaaaataaaaaataaaaaaatattccatcCCACTACAGCATGGCATCCTCCACAATATCCGATTCCACggaaacaaaaatacaagaaaAGTGGAAGACCCAAATtaacctttttatttatttatttattctttttttttttctttttctttttaaaaaaagctCCAAAATCCAAACCTATTTCTCACTATATAAGAATCACCTTTATTTCGGGTTTCATTTGAGGGTTATCACCGGCACAAGAACCGGTAGAATTCGAACAGCTAATTTTCTAGTCGAACTAGTTGAGTCATGCTCGAATTTTCAAGCACAACACAATAAGATTTGAAAACAATTCAAGaaattctagaaaaaaaaCCAGATTGGttgagaagaaacaagaaaataacaacatcaaataaattttctacACGAAAAACTCGATCCCTACAAATTCTCCATCGGAATCTCTCTCGAACCCCGCGAAGCCGAACATAAAATTTGACCGAGTTTTAAACCCCAAGCATGGAGCGTGCGTAACCGGGGCCCACACGGGTGGGGTCTCTTCGTTCTTAAGTGTACCTAAAGGAGTAATGTTTAGGTTGGGTTTATGGCGAATTTAGGCAGCAAAAAGTGGAGCAAAGTTGCATGACTCACATT
The Cucurbita pepo subsp. pepo cultivar mu-cu-16 chromosome LG16, ASM280686v2, whole genome shotgun sequence genome window above contains:
- the LOC111777017 gene encoding nucleobase-ascorbate transporter 1-like produces the protein MEDITHPPMEQLQDLEYCIDSNPSWAETILLAFQNYILMLGTNVMIPSLIVPAMGGDSGDKARVIQTLLFVAGLNTLLQALFGTRLPAVVGGSFAYVVPIAYIVGDSSLQRITDSHERFLHTMRAIQGALIVASSIQIILGYSQVWGLLSRFFSPLGMAPVVGLVGLGLFQRGFPVLGECVEIGLPMLILVIGSSQYLKHVRLFRDLPIFERFPVLICVTIVWIYSVILTASGAYRHKPIKTQLSCRTDRANLITTAPWFKFPYPLQWGPPTFSAGHSFAMMAAVFVSMVESTGAYKAAARLAIATPPPAYVLSRGIGWQGIGVLLNGLFGTTTGATVAVENVGLLGLTRVGSRRVVQISAGFMIFFSTLGKFGAVFASIPIPIFAALYCILFGLVASVGLSFLQFTNMNSMRNLIITGLSLFLGLSIPQFFNEYWNPTRRGLVHSNAGWFNAIMNTIFSSPVTVSLAVAVFLDNTLEVEKSKKDRGMPWWVKFRTFRGDNRNEEFYTLPFNLNRFFPPT
- the LOC111777019 gene encoding AUGMIN subunit 2-like isoform X1 → MSMGSDTTWVGKKPLRRIGGMSDALSIAADLGFSVSLPSQEDLQNISSGTGEQGDDVIRVLRELAAVQRKIADLQVELQGRKDEKNVAHLTNVSEMQKKIETLSRITTILKGVIQNKDRIIARLQQPYSVDCIPVESEFQKQFSVLLMKAASDYGALTASVADLQWSQNFRESPSVWGEMLRPIPVASASCTGFFEAMSAMRESFATLQNLLVGNPNPSLPTPRPIDPSLRVVVDSNCITPPPWQSQSSFDELAIRSLHRQEN
- the LOC111777019 gene encoding AUGMIN subunit 2-like isoform X2; the encoded protein is MSMGSDTTWVGKKPLRRIGGMSDALSIAADLGFSVSLPSQEDLQNISSGTGEQGDDVIRVLRELAAVQRKIADLQVELQGRKDRIIARLQQPYSVDCIPVESEFQKQFSVLLMKAASDYGALTASVADLQWSQNFRESPSVWGEMLRPIPVASASCTGFFEAMSAMRESFATLQNLLVGNPNPSLPTPRPIDPSLRVVVDSNCITPPPWQSQSSFDELAIRSLHRQEN